A genomic window from Astatotilapia calliptera chromosome 12, fAstCal1.2, whole genome shotgun sequence includes:
- the ppl gene encoding periplakin, whose amino-acid sequence MLKKKTKSTTITQPKQTAPSTELATLIEKLQKNADKVEKNIYDVEQNLNKDVSKINEGKQPLYQEDTNKRLLNSLELLSGLDEDVVNARRLQHPQAEMIAQDMKQLRDRVTKLKEEHGHIYHLVRTEGKPSINWGNMMDEKLDNLQNKGFGQDLPSVENEVEEHNIFHSEVEALAPHISASGDKEYVSSLQSKYNKLLANSSARQRNLMSLRDYMQRCTNELYWMDQQAEERIKYDWSDNNLDYPARQRQYENFISKCLESKEGTITKLNDDGEKLIASDHPGKNVMEAHMEAVHADWKEHLNLLICEENHLKHMDEYHKFHKEARDTQDLLKRLDTEISQKYNPEFKDMYQMEGLIRELDDEAKAIENFDERVKALQKRSLQVLPLKYRRETPQKLIPVEALCEFDTDDGQIVRGERYTLLRQNGSKWDVKDAAGHKITAPGICFMFPPTDPEAVAIADNLTGQQKAIKQKMAATKGSLQKRLDELKKTSGTATATASDKQEQQCRQLMAGLDKVVSDLDKQEKSIYARVRPPLEQNRTLQDSTDRLQDMKDIAAAVRRIEPEKSSKVQEAQSFLVSNPNCASTSQLHSKVDEANKKYTKVEQLLQCSQEKLKNSNQLESSLQNGKTLLSTYENKLAREEVAPADVSSMEKTQRELADIGADLRSQRTLVSDTEQNLRLAKSSCENMANKFQEHCPDIERQEADVQKLNKRYNNLNQQTDSRAQSLQRAKMAYKNYRNDYDNLNSWLSRVPNYEPRDTDDPKQVETKLRNQRNLLSDIARKESDLNNVSKNAQLYQQAVKDYETEAEKFKSILDLEDGLVPQTYKRSRLESPAAIVKAEEAAIEAKFTEVNAVNKQRLQNLEFANSLLSQQSETIQVTNVKSVQANAPGEEPWRIRKQLDDEIHRREQLEKEIETIQTDIYMLEGQKPQDTIVKKELIKKVPDPQLDEEVYKVQQKLSEERRTTHVLENDLEVLKLKLRGLETEVKEGAQQYTVKEVLRIERDRGQEEAVRKLREELEELKRQRLMKDNELIEIQKHVTLLAEEKNKEQEVITEEEVIKVQNDPQLESEYRVLLDRKEKEIESRRQLEDELQFLQEKLRRLEKEKSMAEEKISIKEVLKVEKDTAFEREVENLRRQFEDEKAKRRSSQREKTDLQRKIASLEEEKSKVVIQEKVREIVRPDPKAENEVANLRLELVEQQRRYKDAELQLRSLQDELTMLKNRGPQVEVKEIIKEVIKYKIDPQTERELERLRNEIVDKSHQTEKSELEIRQLRDEIERWKNTKPQVQTKEVVNEVLQYREDPKTKEEIEMLKRKLADEQQKRLDLERERTEQEEKIRLRKMDLSQVREKIVQQEVVKMEEDPLLKSECQSFLQNINNEQKQKESLKTELYQLQRQKTDLDMQLEELERERRARRDAELEIQRLRVRLNELEIRDKENREKVTVKQKVVLQQDPQQEKEHSILKLQLDEERHKRTLLEKELNVLIQQQITLEKVDVKERVVRTEKVQVERDPEAEIEIENLKRTLEEEKRRRRELDQELSTLNSRLSDMEFSNTKSTKELDYIRDESSRLQQENQRLQNEIRKFRSEIEITSKETRLITESAPREDSKNLELRLDSLQKELAELRAVTNQKDEEIEKLKKNLAAVRMKREQRESHLRRSIVVIDPDTGKEMRPEEAYKLGLIDWKMFVNLQSQECDWEEISVKGPQGESSVLHDRKSGKKFSIDDALRLGHITNRQLQQYLNKEISIQEFGALVSGKNRGL is encoded by the exons ATGCTGAAGAAAAAGACCAAGTCCACCACGATAACGCAGCCGAAACAGAC TGCTCCCAGCACAGAACTCGCCACACTGATCGAGAAGCTGCAGAAGAATGCTGACAAAGTGGAGAAGAATATCTACGATGTGGAGCAGAACCTCAACAAG GATGTGAGCAAGATCAATGAGGGGAAGCAGCCCCTGTATCAAGAAGACACCAACAAGAGACTCCTCAATTCTCTGGAGCTGCTGAGTGGCCTGGATGAAGACGTCGTCAACGCCAGACGCCTTCAGCATCCGCAGGCTGAGATGATCGCACAGGA CATGAAGCAACTGCGTGACAGAGTGACGAAGCTGAAAGAGGAGCACGGCCACATCTACCACCTGGTCCGCACTGAGGGCAAGCCCAGCATCAACTGGGGCAACATGATGGATGAAAAGCTG GACAACCTGCAAAACAAGGGCTTTGGCCAGGACCTGCCCTCTGTGGAGAACGAGGTGGAGGAACACAACATCTTCCACAGTGAGGTGGAGGCTCTGGCTCCTCACATCTCTGCCAGTGGAGACAAG GAATACGTCAGCAGCCTTCAGTCAAAGTACAACAAACTGCTG GCTAACTCCAGCGCTCGACAGCGCAACCTGATGAGCCTGCGAGACTACATGCAGCGCTGCACCAACGAGCTGTACTGGATGGACCAGCAGGCAGAGGAGAGGATCAAATACGACTGGAGTGACAACAACCTGGACTACCCTGCCCGGCAGAGGCAGTACGAG AATTTCATCAGTAAATGTCTGGAGTCCAAGGAGGGCACTATCACCAAGCTGAACGATGATGGAGAAAAGCTGATTGCCTCCGACCATCCAGGGAAGAATGTTATGGAG GCTCATATGGAAGCAGTCCACGCTGACTGGAAGGAACACCTGAACCTGCTCATCTGTGAGGAGAACCACCTCAAACACATGGATGAGTACCACAAG TTCCACAAGGAGGCGCGCGACACTCAGGACCTGCTGAAGCGTCTGGACACGGAGATCAGCCAGAAGTACAACCCCGAGTTCAAAGACATGTATCAGATGGAGGGCCTGATCAGGGAGCTGGAC GATGAAGCCAAGGCCATCGAGAACTTTGACGAGCGGGTTAAGGCTCTTCAGAAGCGCAGCCTTCAGGTGTTGCCTCTGAAGTACCGCAGGGAAACACCCCAGAAGCTGATCCCTGTCGAGGCTCTGTGCGAATTTGACACCGATGAC GGTCAGATCGTGCGGGGGGAGAGGTACACTCTCCTGCGGCAAAATGGTTCCAAATGGGACGTGAAGGATGCGGCCGGACACAAGATCACTGCCCCGGGCATCTGCTTCATGTTCCCCCCCACCGACCCGGAGGCTGTGGCCATCGCCGACAA CCTGACCGGACAGCAGAAAGCTatcaaacagaagatggcagccaCCAAGGGAAGTCTGCAGAAACGCTTGGACGAGCTGAAGAAGACGAGCGGAACTGCAACCGCTACAG CCTCAGACAAACAGGAACAGCAATGCCGCCAGCTGATGGCTGGTCTGGATAAGGTTGTCAGTGACCTggacaaacaggagaaatccaTCTATGCTCGAGTGCGCCCTCCGCTGGAACAGAACAGGACACTGCAGGACAGTACTGACCGCCTGCAGGACATGAAA GacattgctgctgctgtcagaaggATTGAACCAGAGAAGTCTTCTAAAGTGCAGGAAGCACAGAGCTTCTTGGTCTCAAACCCAAATTGTGCCAGCACATCTCAACTTCACAGCAAGGTGGATGAGGCCAACAAGAAGTACACCAAGGTGGAGCAGCTTCTTCAGTGCTCTCAGGAGAA GCTGAAGAATTCCAACCAGCTGGAGTCATCTCTGCAAAATGGAAAAACCTTACTCTCCACCTACGAGAACAAGCTGGCCAGGGAGGAGGTTGCTCCTGCTGACGTCTCTTCAATGGAGAAAACCCAGCGGGAACTTGCA GATATCGGAGCGGACCTGCGGTCACAGAGGACACTGGTCTCTGACACAGAGCAGAACCTGCGTCTGGCcaagagcagctgtgagaacaTGGCCAACAAGTTCCAAGAGCACTGCCCTGACATCGAGAGGCAGGAAGCTGATGTCCAGAAACTCAACAAGAGATACAACAACCTCAACCAGCAGACTGACTCGAG gGCTCAAAGCTTGCAGAGAGCCAAGATGGCGTACAAAAACTACCGCAATGATTATGACAATTTGAACAGCTGGCTCTCTCGTGTTCCAAATTACGAGCCCCGTGACACTGATGACCCAAAACAAGTGGAAACGAAGCTGAGAAATCAGAGG AACCTGTTATCTGATATAGCGAGAAAGGAGTCTGATTTAAACAATGTCTCCAAAAATGCCCAGCTGTACCAGCAAGCTGTCAAA GACTATGAGACTGAAGCTGAGAAGTTCAAATCTATCCTTGATCTTGAGGATGGACTTGTACCTCAGACATACAAGAGGAGCAGATTGGAATCACCTGCAGCAATAGTCAAGGCAGAG GAAGCAGCTATTGAGGCAAAGTTTACTGAGGTGAATGCTGTAAATAAGCAAAGACTGCAGAATCTGGAGTTTGCCAACAGTCTTCTGAGCCAG CAATCTGAGACTATCCAAGTTACAAATGTCAAGTCGGTCCAAGCCAATGCCCCTGGTGAAGAGCCGTGGAGAATAAGAAAACAGCTAGACGATGAGATCCATAGGCGGGAGCAACTAGAAAAAGAAATAGAGACCATTCAGACTGACATTTATATGCTTGAAGGACAAAAGCCCCAGGATACAATTGTTAAGAAGGAGCTAATTAAAAAGGTTCCAGACCCCCAGCTGGATGAAGAAGTCTACAAAGTCCAGCAGAAGTTGTCAGAGGAGCGCCGCACTACCCATGTCCTGGAGAATGACCTTGAGGTACTAAAGTTGAAGCTGCGTGGCCTTGAGACAGAGGTCAAAGAAGGGGCACAGCAGTACACAGTGAAGGAGGTCTTGCGTATAGAAAGAGACCGTGGTCAGGAGGAGGCGGTCCGAAAGCTTCGGGAGGAGCTGGAAGAGCTAAAAAGGCAGAGGCTGATGAAAGACAACGAGCTCATTGAGATCCAAAAACATGTGACACTCCTGGCTGAGGAGAAGAACAAGGAACAGGAGGTAATCACTGAAGAGGAGGTGATCAAAGTCCAGAATGACCCCCAACTTGAAAGTGAGTACAGGGTGCTGCTTGAcaggaaagagaaggaaataGAAAGCAGAAGGCAGCTGGAGGATGAGTTGCAATTTCTTCAAGAAAAGCTTCGAAGACTGGAGAAGGAGAAATCAATGGCTGAGGAAAAGATTTCCATCAAGGAAGTGCTGAAAGTTGAGAAGGATACTGCCTTTGAGAGAGAGGTAGAAAACCTTAGGAGGCAGTTCGAAGATGAGAAGGCCAAAAGAAGATCATCACAGCGGGAAAAGACTGACCTCCAGAGGAAAATTGCAAGCCTGGAGGAGGAGAAGTCTAAGGTTGTGATTCAAGAGAAAGTACGAGAGATTGTCCGGCCCGATCCCAAGGCTGAGAATGAAGTGGCCAATCTCCGTCTTGAACTTGTAGAGCAACAGAGGCGGTATAAAGATGCAGAGCTCCAGTTGAGATCTCTGCAGGATGAGCTGACCATGCTCAAGAACAGAGGGCCTCAAGTGGAAGTTAAAGAGATCATCAAAGAAGTAATCAAATATAAGATAGATCCACAAACTGAAAGAGAGCTGGAGAGACTTCGCAATGAAATTGTAGATAAAAGCCACCAGACTGAGAAATCTGAGCTAGAAATCCGCCAGCTTCGAGATGAAATCGAAAGATGGAAGAATACCAAACCCCAAGTGCAGACCAAAGAGGTTGTCAATGAAGTGCTGCAGTACAGAGAAGATCCAAAGACTAAGGAAGAAATTGAAATGCTAAAGAGGAAGCTGGCTGATGAACAGCAGAAACGCCTGGACCTTGAGAGAGAACGGAcagaacaagaagaaaaaattagACTAAGAAAGATGGATTTGTCTCAGGTTCGTGAGAAGATTGTTCAGCAAGAAGTGGTCAAGATGGAAGAGGATCCTCTCCTTAAGTCAGAATGtcaaagcttcttacagaacaTCAACAATGAGCAAAAACAGAAGGAGAGCCTAAAAACAGAGCTCTACCAATTGCAGAGACAGAAGACTGACCTGGACATGCAGCTGGAAGAACTGGAGCGTGAGCGCAGGGCAAGGCGTGATGCAGAACTAGAGATCCAGCGGCTTCGGGTTAGACTTAATGAGCTAGAGATCCGTGACAAAGAAAATCGTGAAAAGGTGACAGTCAAACAAAAGGTGGTTCTGCAGCAGGATCCTCAACAGGAGAAGGAACACTCCATTCTCAAACTACAACTTGATGAAGAGCGTCACAAACGCACCCTCCTTGAGAAAGAGTTGAATGTCCTTATTCAGCAGCAGATCACCCTGGAAAAGGTAGATGTGAAGGAAAGGGTTGTCCGCACTGAGAAAGTCCAAGTTGAACGGGATCCAGAGGCAGAGATTGAGATTGAGAACCTAAAGAGAACTCTGGAAGAGGAGAAAAGGAGAAGGCGAGAACTTGACCAAGAACTATCCACCCTCAATTCCAGGCTCTCTGATATGGAGTTTTCTAACACCAAGTCTACCAAAGAATTGGACTACATCCGTGATGAAAGTAGCCGATTGCAGCAGGAAAACCAAAGGCTGCAAAATGAGATTCGCAAGTTTCGGTCAGAGATTGAGATCACAAGCAAAGAGACTCGGCTAATTACAGAGTCTGCGCCAAGAGAGGATTCAAAGAACTTGGAGTTGAGGCTTGATTCATTACAGAAGGAATTGGCAGAGCTGAGGGCTGTAACAAACCAGAAGGATGAGGAGATAGAGAAGCTTAAAAAGAACCTGGCAGCTGTGAGGATGAAGAGGGAACAGAGGGAAAGCCATCTCCGCAGGTCTATTGTCGTCATCGACCCAGATACAGGCAAGGAGATGCGACCAGAGGAAGCCTACAAACTAGGGCTGATCGACTGGAAGATGTTTGTCAACCTGCAGAGCCAGGAGTGTGACTGGGAAGAGATCTCAGTCAAAGGGCCGCAGGGAGAATCCTCTGTGCTTCATGACAGAAAGTCAGGAAAAAAGTTTTCCATCGATGATGCACTGCGCCTTGGACACATCACAAATCGCCAGCTTCAGCAGTACTTAAATAAAGAAATCTCCATCCAGGAGTTTGGTGCATTGGTATCGGGCAAGAACAGGGGGCTTTAA